The following proteins are encoded in a genomic region of Musa acuminata AAA Group cultivar baxijiao chromosome BXJ2-11, Cavendish_Baxijiao_AAA, whole genome shotgun sequence:
- the LOC135627552 gene encoding 3-phosphoinositide-dependent protein kinase 2-like, giving the protein MDKKFIAKENKVSFVKMERIVLDQLDHPCIIRLCFTFQDTHSLYMALECCEGGELFDQITRKGYLSEDEARFYAAEVVDALEYIHGVGLIHRDINPENLLLTADGHIKIADFGSVKPTRDSQMTVLPSSLNEKACTFVGTAAYVPNDLWALGCTLYQMLSGSSPFKDASEWLIFQRIITRDLKFPEFFSHEARDLIDKLLVSNYRLLSDSHFPVVHFIFGNAGATSSSETQSHISRLASIDSFDSRWQEFLEPGEVIVMISKLKKLQKLTNRKVQLILTDKPKLLCMDPSKMTAEANIIWSHSPSELSVQVANSSHFEICTHKKVISFEDAKQRAWQWKKAIEGLQHR; this is encoded by the exons atggaCAAGAAGTTCATtgcaaaagaaaataaagtatCCTTTGTAAAGATGGAGCGTATAGTACTTGATCAATTAGATCATCCTTGTATAATCAGGCTGTGTTTTACATTCCAAGATACACACTCTCTTT ACATGGCACTTGAGTGTTGTGAAGGTGGGGAGCTATTTGACCAAATAACCAGG AAAGGATATCTAAGTGAGGATGAGGCTCGCTTCTATGCTGCTGAAGTTGTTGATGCTTTAGAATATATTCATGGTGTAGGATTAATTCATCGGGACATCAAC CCAGAGAACTTACTACTCACCGCTGATGGACACATTAAAATTGCTGATTTTGGCAGTGTGAAGCCAACTAGGGATAGCCAAATGACAGTTCTTCCAAGTTCATTAA ATGAAAAGGCATGTACTTTTGTTGGAACAGCTGCATATGTCCC GAACGACCTTTGGGCTCTTGGATGCACCCTATATCAAATGCTTTCTGGTTCATCTCCCTTTAAAGATGCCAGTGAATGGCTAATTTTCCAAAGAATCATAACAAGAGACCTCAAGTTTCCTGAGTTCTTTTCACATGAAGCAAGAGATCTTATTGATAAGTTATTGGTAAGCAACTATAGACTTCT GTCT GACTCCCACTTCCCTGTCGTTCACTTCATCTTCGGAAATGCTGGTGCCACATCATCTTCGGAAACACAATCTCATATCTCTAGGCTGGCTTCGATCGACTCATTCGACTCGAGATG GCAAGAGTTTCTTGAGCCCGGAGAGGTGATTGTTATGATCTCAAAGCTGAAGAAGCTTCAGAAGCTGACTAACAGGAAAGTACAACTCATTCTTACTGACAAGCCCAAATTGCTTTGCATGGATCCCTCCAAAATGACAGCCGAAGCAAACATAATCTGGTCCCACAGTCCCAGTGAGCTTAGCGTCCAAGTAGCGAACTCTTCACATTTCGAGATATGCACG CACAAAAAAGTGATATCTTTCGAGGATGCAAAACAGCGGGCATGGCAGTGGAAGAAGGCAATCGAAGGGCTTCAACATCGTTGA